The Sedimentibacter sp. zth1 DNA segment ATTACAGATCAAGCTCAATTTTCACAGATGAAAAGAGAAGAATTAGCAGCGAGACTTTTAGAATTAAATGCTATAACATACAGCAATATAGCAGGCTTATGTAATTTAAGTATATATAGAGTATCTGAAATAAAGAAACAAAAATAACCGTACCTAAAACATGAAATGCCACACCAAGATATAATGATGGTAGCAGAAGGTTCGTCAGAATATGGAAGAAAATAGAGAAGGAGTGCTAGAAAATGGATAATAATGATTTGTTTCAATGGACAAAGTTTTATATGGAATTTGCAGGTAAGCTTTTACTATATAAAAATGATAGACAATCGTTACTTAACTTATTAAAAAATGTATTTGATGAAGTTGGAATAAAGTTTCCGTATACTGAAAATGGTGAAATTATTTATGACATATGTCCATTTACAGTTTTTGGAGCATTTAATCGCGGAATAAAGGATGAAAATAGAATTGCTATTATCACAGCTCTAAAAAATAGATTAGAGATGTCATCTATGGTGCCAAGTTCTTTTGAGGGTATTCCGGTTCTAAATAATATGAAGACATGGTTTTTCTCATACAAAAAAGATCAGGGAGAAAAAGATATTGATAATTTGTGGCGAATGTTTGAATATGCAATAAAATATTCGGATACTCCATCAGCTGATGGCAAGAGTGATTTTATTGAAATGTATGATATTGTTTTGAAACAGAATAATGTTAAGTGGAATTTGACAATGGCATTATATTGGTGCAGACCATATACGTATATAAACTTGGATAATAGAAATCGCAAATTTGTTTTAGAGGATGGCAACTTACCACATTATTTTCAAACTGTATTTGCTGGAATTGATAAGAAAATGCCAGATGGAAATAAGTATTTATTTATGTGCGAACAATGTTCAAATGCAATAAGCAAGGGAGATTTTGGCTATATGAATCTTCCGGAATTATCTTATATTGCATGGCAGGATACAATTAAAAAAGGTGATAAAAAGTCTAATGCAGAGTTCTTAAAATGGTTTGCCCCAATTATATCAGCAATTAAAAAGTTAGGTGGTAAAGCAAGTCCTAAAGATGTAAGAGAACAAATAGCAAAGGATATGAACCTGTCAAAAGATGAACTTAATGAAAAGAGAGGGAAAACTAATACAAATAAATTTGCAAATGAAGTTGCATTTGCAAGAAATTATTTGGCTTATGAAGGAATTATAGATAAATCAGAACGAGGTATATGGGCATTAACTCAAAAGGGAATGTCCTGTGATATGACAGAACAATTAGCAAGCGATATTTTTCGGAAATGGGTTGAAGTACTAAAAAGCAAGCGTGAAGCCGATGAAAAAGATCTGCCTGTTGATGAACAAGTTCATTTCTGGGTGTATGCAGCAGGTGAAAATTCAAGATTATGGGATGAGTTCTACCAAGAGAAGATTATGGCTATTGGGTGGGATGAACTTGGTGATTTGAGTGATTATGTAGATAGAGAAGAAATGCGTACAGCACTGAAGCAAAAGGGAGAATTGGATAAAGCTTATAAAAATGATTCTTTAGCAACATGGCAATTTGTAAACACATTGAAGATTGGTGATATCGTATATGTTAAAAGAGGATTATCTAAAATAGTTGGGCGTGGAATTGTTAAATCAGAGTACCATTATGATGAATTAAGAAAAGAATATAAGAATACGAGAGCTGTAGAATGGACTAATAAAGGTGAATTTGAGCATCCAGGACAAGCGGTTATGAAAACTTTAACTGATGTTACTCAATATACAGAATATGTATTAAAACTAGAAGAAATATTTTCTGAAGATACTGGCACTGTAGTTGATTTACAAAAAGAAATAGAATATGCAAAATATACAGAAGAAGATTTTATGAATAATGTATTTATGGATGAAAGTTCATATGAGCAGATTTCAAGACTTTTACTTAAGAAGAAAAATATCATTTTGCAAGGAGCACCAGGTGTTGGTAAAACTTACGCAGCAAAACGATTAGCATATTCCATTATGAAAGTTAAGGATACTAGCCGTGTAATGATGGTGCAATTTCATCAAAGTTATAGCTATGAAGATTTTGTAATGGGTTATAGACCAGCAAAAGAAGGATTTGAGCTATCAGCAGGACCATTTTATGAGTTTTGTAAAAAAGCGCAAGATGATGAAGATAGAGAATATTTCTTTATTATTGATGAGATAAATAGAGGTAACCTAAGTAAGATATTTGGTGAATTGCTAATGCTTATTGAAACGGATAAAAGGGGTGAAAGTTTACGCCTTTTGTATTCTAATGAGTTGTTTATGGTACCATCCAATGTTTATATTATTGGAATGATGAATACTGCTGATAGAAGTTTAGCAATGATAGATTATGCGCTTAGAAGGAGATTTGCATTTTTTGAATTGAAGCCGGCATTTACAAATGAGAAATTTGATGAAATGAAAGAATTGGCATCAAATTATAAGTTTGATAAGCTTATTGATATAGTAGTAGCACTTAATAAGGTAATAGAAAATGACGATTCTTTAGGTGCTGGATTTGTAGTAGGACATAGTTACTTCTGTATTTCAGAGCCAGTATTAGATAGCGACCTGAGTGCAATTGTTGAATTTGAATTGCTCCCATTGCTCAGAGAATATTGGTTTGATGAGCAATCAAAAATTGCTGAATGGGAAGAAAAATTGCGTGGTGCTTTAAATGATTAAGGTTAGAAATATTTATTATATGCTGAGTTATGCGTTTAGAATATTGAGTGAAGAAAAGTATCAAGATGTGGAGACAGAAGAATTTGAATATGCAGCAGACCTATTTGCGTCAATTTTAGGCAAAGGAATATCTAATCAAATCAAACGTAGTTTGGGTAAAAACTATATTGAAAAAACAGATAATCTTTCTTCGCCGCATGGTAAATTAGATATTTCAAATTCTATCAAAGTAAGAACAATGCTAACCAAAAAGCTTAGTTGTGTTTATGATTCTTATGAAGAAAATACATATATGAATCAAGTGTTGAAGGCTACGTCATTTTTGCTTATTAAAGCACAAGATGTGAAAATTG contains these protein-coding regions:
- a CDS encoding AAA family ATPase, which produces MDNNDLFQWTKFYMEFAGKLLLYKNDRQSLLNLLKNVFDEVGIKFPYTENGEIIYDICPFTVFGAFNRGIKDENRIAIITALKNRLEMSSMVPSSFEGIPVLNNMKTWFFSYKKDQGEKDIDNLWRMFEYAIKYSDTPSADGKSDFIEMYDIVLKQNNVKWNLTMALYWCRPYTYINLDNRNRKFVLEDGNLPHYFQTVFAGIDKKMPDGNKYLFMCEQCSNAISKGDFGYMNLPELSYIAWQDTIKKGDKKSNAEFLKWFAPIISAIKKLGGKASPKDVREQIAKDMNLSKDELNEKRGKTNTNKFANEVAFARNYLAYEGIIDKSERGIWALTQKGMSCDMTEQLASDIFRKWVEVLKSKREADEKDLPVDEQVHFWVYAAGENSRLWDEFYQEKIMAIGWDELGDLSDYVDREEMRTALKQKGELDKAYKNDSLATWQFVNTLKIGDIVYVKRGLSKIVGRGIVKSEYHYDELRKEYKNTRAVEWTNKGEFEHPGQAVMKTLTDVTQYTEYVLKLEEIFSEDTGTVVDLQKEIEYAKYTEEDFMNNVFMDESSYEQISRLLLKKKNIILQGAPGVGKTYAAKRLAYSIMKVKDTSRVMMVQFHQSYSYEDFVMGYRPAKEGFELSAGPFYEFCKKAQDDEDREYFFIIDEINRGNLSKIFGELLMLIETDKRGESLRLLYSNELFMVPSNVYIIGMMNTADRSLAMIDYALRRRFAFFELKPAFTNEKFDEMKELASNYKFDKLIDIVVALNKVIENDDSLGAGFVVGHSYFCISEPVLDSDLSAIVEFELLPLLREYWFDEQSKIAEWEEKLRGALND